AAGACAAGGGCGATCAGGCGGATGTGGACGGCCTGTTGAGATGGGACGTCGCCCGCCGTGAGATCATCGCGCGGGTGGAGGCCGGCCGCGCCGAACAAAACCGCGTCACCCAAAAGGTGGCGGAGATGAAAAAGGCCAAGCAGGACGCCAGCGAAATCATCGCGGAGATGAAAGCGCTTTCAGATCGCATCAAAGCATGGGAAGAAGAGCTGCGCGCGGTGGAGGAGCAGATCTATGAGATGCAGATCCGCATCCCCAACATCCCGCATGCCAGCGTGCCCAAAGGCGATCCATCCCACAACATGGAGGTCAAACGCTGGGGCGACCTGCCGAAAATCGATTTTCATCCTTTGCCCCATTACGAGCTGGCCGAACGGTTGGGCTTGGTGGATTTCAGCCGCGGCGCCAATCTGGCCGGCAGTTCCTTTGTCAGCTATCGCGGCCTTGGCGCTAAACTGGAACGGGCGCTGATCAATTTCATGATCGATGTGCACGTGGAGAAACACGGCTACACCGAGATCTTTCCGCCGTTTGTGGTCAAACGCGAGGTGCTCTTCGGCACCGGCCAACTGCCGAAACTGGAAGAGGACATGTACCACATTCCGCAGGACGATCTGTTTCTCATTCCCACGGCCGAAGTGCCGGTGACCAATCTACACCGCGGCGAGGTGTTGGACGGCGAGGAACTGCCCATCCGCTACACCGCCTACACCCCTTGTTTTCGGCGCGAGGCCGGCACCTATGGCAAAGAAACGCGCGGCTTGGTGCGCATCCATCAATTCAACAAGGTCGAGATGGTCAAGTTCGTCAAACCGGAATCGTCCTATAAGGAGTTAGAGAGCCTGCTGGCCGAGGCGGAAGAAATTTTACAGTTGTTGGGATTGCCCTATCGCGTCATCCTGCTGGCCAGCGGCGATTTGAGTTTTTCCGCAACCAAATGCTATGACATCGAGGTGTATGCCCAGGGGATGGATAAGTGGCTGGAGGTTTCTTCCTGCAGCAATTTTGAGGACTTTCAAGCCCGCCGCGCCAACATCCGCTTTCGTGCCTTCAAAGGGGCTAAACCGGAATATGTGCACACCCTCAACGGCTCCGGGCTGGCGCTGCCGAGAACAGTGATCGCCCTTTTGGAGAACTATCAGACCGATGAGGGTAACGTGATCGTGCCGCCGGTGCTGCGGCCCTATCTGGGTGTGGATACTCTCAAACGCTGCATTCCGCGAACCCGCGTCTAAAAAAAAAGCCGGACGCGATCACAGCATCCGACTTGATTTATCTTGCTCCAATGGAGTATCGTATTATGGTTTGTTCTCCGGCTTGGATTCGCCGGGTGTTTCTAAAATCTTTCGCAACCGTTCCAGTAGATCCTCCATGCGTTGCCGCTCATTGCGGATGCGCTCCAACTCAGCCTCCGCCCCTTCGGTTTTTTTCCGCTCCTTGGCCAGATCGTCATAAATTTTTTCTTCCGGCGTCGCCTTTTCGATGATGGTCGCCCGTTTTAGCGCGTTCTCCTTTTTGCGTACCATCTGCGCTTTGGCGGGATTCAACGACAGCAGGGCGCCGACGCTGATGCGCCATTGCGGCAGATTCAATTCTTCATGCCAAGGCACCGCGGCGTAGCTGCCCTGTTCGCCGTT
The window above is part of the bacterium genome. Proteins encoded here:
- the serS gene encoding serine--tRNA ligase, which encodes MLDLKYIRENPEIVRQAVQDKGDQADVDGLLRWDVARREIIARVEAGRAEQNRVTQKVAEMKKAKQDASEIIAEMKALSDRIKAWEEELRAVEEQIYEMQIRIPNIPHASVPKGDPSHNMEVKRWGDLPKIDFHPLPHYELAERLGLVDFSRGANLAGSSFVSYRGLGAKLERALINFMIDVHVEKHGYTEIFPPFVVKREVLFGTGQLPKLEEDMYHIPQDDLFLIPTAEVPVTNLHRGEVLDGEELPIRYTAYTPCFRREAGTYGKETRGLVRIHQFNKVEMVKFVKPESSYKELESLLAEAEEILQLLGLPYRVILLASGDLSFSATKCYDIEVYAQGMDKWLEVSSCSNFEDFQARRANIRFRAFKGAKPEYVHTLNGSGLALPRTVIALLENYQTDEGNVIVPPVLRPYLGVDTLKRCIPRTRV